A stretch of Rhododendron vialii isolate Sample 1 chromosome 4a, ASM3025357v1 DNA encodes these proteins:
- the LOC131322025 gene encoding scarecrow-like protein 9 — MAMDPRISGFSSSMTGIPCRNQSVSFYPDRSLASGSCIETTFLNHNFGGIEIPFDPSPSDGVPSSTVTSEDDSQEDCDFSDAVLSYINQMLMEEDMEDRTYMLQESLDLQAAEKSFYDVIGKKYPPSPEPNPALYFDQNSESPDDCYVSVNHGICSNYLVADPPWFNNLPDHSSYNVKTLPDYNCAQSLVSSSSSLSNGILDSPLSPLQIVDLYNGSQSIWQFKKGVEEASKFLTKGNELLVNFEANGMLSSEELKGEDSEVVAKVEKKEQGEYSPNGSKGRKNLYREGDIDLEEERITKQAAVFSESPLRTEMFDIVLLCGRGKGENSLAAYREALKKETSKKMQQNGQSKGPNGSGKGRGKKQKGKKEVVDLRTLLIHCAQAVAADDHKSANELLKQIRKHSSPCGDGNQRLAHCFANGLEARLAGTGSQIYKAFVSKRTSAADYLKAYHLYIASCPFSKISNFISNKAIKVKGGNAMRIHIIDFGILYGFQWPTFIQNMAKRECGPPMIRITGIEFPQPGFRPAAGVEETGRRLMDYARTFNVPFEYTAIAKKWDSIRLDDLKIEKDEFLVVNCLYRAKNLHDETVLVESSRSIVLNLIQQINPDIFIHGIVNGAYSAPFFVTRFREAMFHFTALFDMLETNVPRDHPQRILIEREIFGKEAMNVIACEGWERVERPETYKQWQLRILRAGFRQIPFEREIVTRATEKVRSRYHKDFVIAEDGRWLLQGWKGRIIYAISCWKPVERT; from the coding sequence ATGGCAATGGATCCACGGATTAGTGGGTTTTCAAGTTCCATGACTGGAATCCCATGTCGAAACCAATCTGTGTCTTTTTACCCGGATCGGAGCCTAGCATCCGGATCTTGTATCGAAACCACCTTTCTAAATCACAACTTTGGAGGGATCGAAATCCCCTTTGATCCCTCACCGAGTGATGGAGTCCCGAGCTCAACAGTGACTTCTGAGGATGATTCTCAGGAGGACTGCGATTTTTCAGATGCTGTTCTGAGTTACATTAACCAGATGCTCatggaggaagatatggaagacaGGACCTATATGCTTCAAGAATCACTAGATCTCCAAGCTGCAGAGAAGTCATTCTATGATGTCATTGGGAAAAAATATCCTCCTTCCCCGGAACCAAACCCGGCTCTTTATTTTGACCAAAACAGCGAAAGCCCTGATGATTGTTATGTTTCTGTGAATCACGGTATTTGTAGCAATTACTTGGTTGCTGATCCACCCTGGTTTAACAATCTACCTGACCATAGTTCCTATAATGTGAAAACTCTTCCTGATTATAATTGTGCTCAATCGTTGGTTAGCTCATCTAGTAGTTTGAGCAATGGGATCTTGGACTCTCCATTGAGCCCCCTTCAAATCGTTGATTTGTATAACGGGAGCCAATCTATTTGGCAGTTCAAAAAGGGGGTCGAAGAAGCGAGTAAGTTTTTAACGAAGGGTAATGAACTGCTAGTGAATTTTGAGGCCAATGGGATGTTGTCATCTGAGGAACTAAAGGGAGAAGATAGTGAAGTGGTGGCTAAAGTGGAGAAAAAGGAGCAGGGAGAGTACTCGCCTAATGGGTCGAAAGGGAGGAAGAATCTTTACAGAGAAGGTGATATTGAtttagaagaagaaagaattacAAAGCAGGCAGCAGTGTTTTCTGAATCTCCTCTTCGGACGGAGATGTTTGATATAGTCTTGCTTTGTGGCAGGGGGAAAGGTGAGAACTCATTGGCAGCTTATCGTGAAGCCTTGAAGAAGGAAACAAGCAAGAAAATGCAGCAGAATGGGCAGTCGAAAGGGCCTAATGGCAGTGGAAAGGGTCGTGGCAAgaaacaaaaggggaaaaaggaaGTGGTGGATTTGAGGACTCTCTTGATTCATTGTGCACAAGCTGTTGCTGCGGATGATCATAAGAGCGCAAATGAATTGCTCAAACAAATCAGGAAGCATTCTTCTCCGTGTGGGGATGGGAACCAGAGATTGGCTCATTGCTTTGCCAATGGCCTCGAGGCGCGTTTGGCTGGCACAGGTAGCCAGATTTACAAAGCCTTCGTGAGCAAAAGAACATCTGCTGCTGATTATTTGAAAGCATACCATCTATATATTGCCTCATGCCCCTTTAGCAAGATTTCGAATTTCATTTCGAACAAGGCTATTAAGGTGAAGGGAGGGAATGCGATGAGGATCCATATAATTGATTTTGGTATTCTCTATGGTTTCCAATGGCCTACCTTTATTCAAAACATGGCAAAGAGAGAGTGTGGACCCCCAATGATTCGGATTACGGGAATAGAGTTTCCCCAACCTGGGTTCCGCCCCGCAGCTGGAGTTGAGGAGACAGGGCGGCGTTTGATGGATTATGCTCGGACTTTCAATGTCCCGTTTGAGTACACCGCCATAGCAAAGAAATGGGATAGCATCAGGCttgatgatttgaaaattgaaaaggaTGAGTTCCTTGTTGTCAATTGCTTGTACAGGGCCAAGAACTTACATGACGAGACTGTTCTTGTTGAAAGCTCTAGAAGTATCGTTCTCAATCTGATACAACAGATCAATCCCGATATTTTCATCCATGGCATCGTCAATGGGGCCTACAGTGCCCCTTTCTTTGTTACCAGATTCCGGGAGGCTATGTTCCATTTTACGGCACTATTTGATATGCTTGAAACAAATGTGCCTCGCGATCATCCCCAGAGGATTCTCATTGAGAGGGAGATATTTGGGAAGGAAGCTATGAATGTTATAGCGTGTGAAGGGTGGGAAAGAGTTGAGAGGCCAGAAACGTATAAGCAGTGGCAACTCCGTATTTTGCGGGCGGGATTCAGGCAGATCCCTTTTGAGCGGGAGATTGTGACGAGGGCAACAGAAAAGGTGAGGTCTCGCTACCACAAGGATTTTGTGATCGCCGAAGATGGTCGGTGGTTGCTGCAGGGATGGAAAGGCCGAATCATTTATGCCATTTCATGTTGGAAACCGGTTGAGCGAACTTGA